In Bombina bombina isolate aBomBom1 chromosome 6, aBomBom1.pri, whole genome shotgun sequence, a single genomic region encodes these proteins:
- the LOC128664679 gene encoding extracellular calcium-sensing receptor-like, producing the protein MVREIFICFFTFHFIHCLADSPICSFQSPQLNRYSRDGDIILAGFFPMHTEWNYQDNSFTEWEKPMVCDRYSSVSYTWLQTMIFTIEEINANTALLPNISLGFQLFDTCFSISRSLWGTLWTLSGTDKPILNYQCHKKVPLVLFADIISLTSIAIATLLSVYRYPQISFRSSLTSLNNRFLYPSFFRTTSSDDNQAQALAQLVSYMGWKWVGLLSLEEEYGILGSQVLKQELQILGVCIAYHETFGPRSSFIKMQYITDIVIQSSAKVVIVFSRDPVTNPLVELLVQKGVTDQIWVACDGWANSVILSISKFSQTMKGTIGLTLHEVDMPGLKEFLLAIRPFNVLPDDIFIKKMWEIVQGCRWPEAEVYAKNETVWCTGEEKLERFKGTDYEFNEYDFSTSYLVYNAVYAVANALHELIFCVPGKGLSPECADPKTINPWQIVHYLKKVNFTNKMGEQMYFNQYGTTPTDYDVVNWQRHDDGTIKFVNVGRYNGRKPKGNELNINLSAIQWKTGVELPRSVCSESCSPGFHKAAQKGQPICCFDCIPCFEGEISNETDSTYCFPCPEEAWPSRNKTICVPKALEFLSFGDALGLTLTLVVLFCCITTMSILCVFITYRDTAIVIANNRDLTYLLLVCLFCGFLCSLLFIGEPGQLTCLLRQVAFGIIFAFSVSCVLAKTLMVVIAFRATKPGSNMRKWMGTRVPASTVFICTILQVFICICWLYICPPFPEKNMKIKTGVIIFQCNDCFEALLWCMLGYMAFLACVCFVVAFLARNLPDSFNEAKWITFSMLIFLSVWVSFVPAYLSTQGRYMVSVEVFAIISSSAGILVCIFFPKCYIILLRPDMNTRGNILVRGSSQKA; encoded by the exons ATACAGCTCTGTGTCATACACCTGGCTACAGACAATGATATTCACTATTGAAGAGATAAATGCTAATACAGCTCTACTCCCCAATATCTCTCTGGGTTTCCAATTATTTGACACATGTTTCTCCATTTCACGCTCTCTGTGGGGAACACTTTGGACATTGTCGGGAACAGACAAACCTATCCTTAATTACCAGTGTCACAAAAAAGTGCCTCTAGTGCTATTTGCGGATATCATATCATTAACATCTATTGCAATTGCAACTTTATTAAGCGTCTACAGATACCCCCAG ATTAGTTTTAGGTCTTCTTTAACCTCTCTGAACAATCGATTCTTGTATCCTTCCTTTTTCCGCACTACTAGTAGTGATGACAACCAGGCCCAGGCATTGGCCCAACTAGTGTCTTACATGGGCTGGAAATGGGTTGGTTTGTTGTCTCTTGAAGAAGAATATGGAATCTTGGGTTCCCAAGTCCTGAAACAAGAACTTCAGATATTAGGTGTATGCATTGCTTACCATGAGACTTTTGGACCAAGGTCTTCTTTCATAAAGATGCAGTATATCACTGATATAGTCATTCAGTCATCAGCAAAAGTGGTTATTGTCTTCTCTAGGGATCCAGTCACCAATCCACTAGTAGAGTTATTGGTACAGAAAGGAGTGACAGATCAGATTTGGGTGGCTTGTGATGGATGGGCAAACTCTGTCATTCTCTCTATTTCAAAATTTAGTCAAACAATGAAAGGTACTATTGGTTTGACATTGCATGAAGTGGATATGCCAGGGTTAAAGGAGTTTTTACTTGCCATACGTCCATTCAATGTTCTTCCAGATGACATCTTTATAAAGAAAATGTGGGAGATTGTCCAGGGCTGTCGATGGCCTGAAGCTGAAGTGTATGCAAAAAATGAAACAGTTTGGTGCACTGGTGAGGAAAAACTGGAGAGATTCAAGGGTACTGATTATGAGTTTAATGAATATGACTTTAGTACATCCTATCTAGTATACAATGCAGTATATGCAGTTGCTAATGCCCTACATGAGCTTATCTTTTGTGTGCCTGGCAAGGGACTGTCACCAGAATGTGCAGATCCGAAGACTATAAATCCATGGCAG ATTGTTCACTACTTGAAGAAAGTGAACTTCACAAACAAGATGGGAGAACAGATGTACTTCAACCAATATGGGACAACACCAACTGACTATGATGTGGTGAACTGGCAAAGACATGACGATGGCACCATTAAGTTTGTGAATGTTGGACGTTACAATGGGCGCAAACCAAAAGGGAATGAATTAAACATCAATTTGAGTGCCATCCAGTGGAAAACAGGTGTAGAG CTCCCTCGTTCAGTATGCAGTGAGAGTTGCTCTCCAGGATTTCATAAGGCTGCACAAAAAGGTCAACCAATTTGTTGCTTCGACTGCATCCCTTGTTTTGAAGGGGAAATATCCAATGAAACAG ATTCTACTTACTGTTTCCCATGTCCTGAGGAGGCTTGGCCCAGTAGGAACAAAACCATATGTGTACCAAAAGCTTTAGAATTTTTGTCCTTTGGGGATGCCCTTGGCCTCACTTTGACATTAGTTGTCCTTTTTTGCTGCATTACTACCATGAGCATCTTGTGTGTTTTCATCACATACAGAGATACAGCAATTGTCATAGCCAACAATCGTGATCTCACCTACCTTCTTCTTGTCTGTCTGTTCTGTGGTTTCCTCTGCTCTCTACTGTTTATTGGAGAACCTGGTCAACTTACATGCCTACTGCGTCAGGTGGCCTTTGGAATTATTTTTGCATTTAGTGTATCCTGTGTCTTAGCCAAAACCCTTATGGTTGTCATTGCCTTCCGGGCTACCAAACCTGGTAGTAATATGCGTAAATGGATGGGAACCAGAGTCCCTGCATCAACTGTCTTCATCTGCACAATTCTACAAGTCTTTATTTGTATCTGCTGGTTGTACATATGTCCTCCTTTTCCTGAGAAGAACATGAAAATCAAGACTGGAGTTATTATTTTTCAGTGTAATGACTGTTTCGAGGCTCTTCTGTGGTGTATGTTAGGATATATGGCATTTCTTGCCTGTGTTTGCTTTGTTGTGGCATTTCTTGCCAGGAACTTACCAGATAGCTTTAATGAAGCCAAATGGATTACCTTCTCTATGCTGATTTTCCTGAGTGTTTGGGTCTCATTTGTTCCAGCTTATCTTAGTACACAAGGTAGATATATGGTATCAGTTGAGGTTTTTGCCATAATTTCATCGAGTGCTGGGATACTGGTTTGCATATTTTTCCCCAAATGTTATATCATATTACTAAGACCTGACATGAACACTCGAGGGAACATTCTAGTCAGAGGGTCATCTCAGAAGGCATAA